The genome window GGCGTGGGGGTGCGGACAGGATGGGTGGCGTCGTTTCCCTGGCTCATGCTGGCCTGCTGAGGGGAAGCGGTCGATCCGGATGGAAAATTCTGTCTTGTTTGGGCATTTGTCTTTAGACTGTTTTGGCAAGGGAGTGGAGCGATCCGTCCCGATGGATGGGTGGTTATTGTGTGAGCACGAAAAGATTATCATTTATGGAATGGGTGGTTCAATGAAGAATGGTCCAGGTGTCGCCCGCCCGGATCCGGATGGGCTTTTGGGGGTGGATTGGGGGGCCGGGGTGGCGCGTTGGGGAGGCGAGGCGGCCTATCGGAAGGCGTTGCTCGGTTTTGTGCGTCGTCATGCCCAGGATGGGGCGTTGGTCCGTGGGGCCGTGGAACGGGGGGATCGGGAGGGGGCCAGGGGCGTGGTCCACGCGATCAAGGGGGGAGCGGCCGCCGTGGCGGCGGTCGGGTTGGAAAAAGCGGCCCGGGAGTTGGAATCGGCGTTGAATGTCGATATGATCACCACCGAGTGCTCCCCCGAGGGGCTTGCTTTCCGGATCGCGGCGTTCGAGTCGGCCTTGCTTGGCATGGTCGGAGCGTCGGGGGGGTGGAGGCGGCATGAGGCGGCAATCAGGGAGTCGGAGCGGTGCGGGGGGAGCGTGCCGAATCCGTTGGATCGGGAGGCGAACGTGGGGATCGGAGAGATGATCGATCGTTTGAGGTTGGGACGGATCCAGGGGGTGGAGGAGGGATTGTGCGCGTTGAGCGGTGCGGGTGTGGTCTCCCGGGTCGATCTGGCGCGCTGGCTGGAAATGTTGGAGGATCTGGAATTGGAATCCCTCCTGGTGGCGTTGCGACGGATCAATCCGGGAGGGTCATCTTGAACAGGCGCCACACGATCTTGCTGGTGGATGACGAAGCCACCAATCTGCAACTGTTGCGGGAGATTTTATGGTCCGAACACGATCTGGTGTTCGCCAAGAGCGGTCCGGCGGCTTTGGAGTTGGCGGCTGCCTCCCCCCAACCGGATTTGATTCTGTTGGATATCCTGTTGCCGGGTCTGGATGGCTACGGGGTGTGCGAGCGGCTCAAGGCCGATCCTCGCACCAGCGCTATTCCGGTGATCTTCGTGACCGTGCGCACCAGCGAGGAGGATGAAACCCGGGGGTTGGATCTGGGAGCGGTGGACTATCTCACCAAGCCGGTGAGCGGACCCATCGTGCGGGCCCGGGTGCGGACCCATCTGGCGTTGCGTCAGGCGCAGCGGGAACTGGAACGGCGCAATGCGGAACTCAAGGAGGCCGCCTTGCAACGGGAAGTGGTGGATCAGATTTTGCGCCATGATCTCAAGAGTCCCCTGAACGCCATCGTGGCGGCACCGGAGATTTTGTTGCACGAATTGCAGCTTTCCAGCCATCAGGAAAAGTTGCTGCGCATGGTGGCCGAATCCGGGTATTTGTTGCTCGAACAGATCAACCGTACCCTGGATCTGTACAAGATGGAACGGGGCGACTACGTTTACGAGCCGGTGGCTGTGGATCTGGTGGAGTTGTTGGAAGGCATTCGTCTCGAAATCGTGGATGCATTGCGGCAACGTTGTTTGCGATTCGAGGTGCGCCTGGGAGAAAAAGTGCTGGAACGCAATGGGGAACAACGGTTCATGGTGGCGGGAGATCCGTTGTTGCTGCGGGCCATGGTGTCGAATCTGATCCGCAACGCCGTGGAAGCCGCGACTGCCGAAGGGGTGGTATGGGTCTCGCTGGAGCGTCGGGAACCTTGGAATGTGATCGGCGTGGGCAATCCCGGGGAGGTGGCTTTGGAAATTCGTGAGCGATTTTTCAATAAATTTTCAACATTTGGCAAAAAACGCGGCACTGGACTGGGGACCTATTCCGCCCGGCTCATCGCCTTGACTCTGGGGGGATCCATCCGCCTGGATCTCTCCCGACCCGGTTGGACCCTGGTGGAAACCATTCTGCCCATGCACGACCTGGATCGGGTTGTTCCGCCAACAAGGTCGGTGTGAAGGGATGAAAATCTTGTTTACCTGGGGTGGTGATTGTGTTATATATATAGTCTGAGTCGGCAGTCGTATCGAGAGCAAAGCCTTACCCGCATGCTGAAGGATCGTTCTGCCAAAATGTTTAGCAACCATCAGGAGTGAAGTGAGAGTACCATGGCAGATCGTGAGACTGGAACCGTCAAGTGGTTCAACGAAGGTAAGGGGTTTGGCTTCATCGAGCGTGCTGGCGGCAAGGGGGACATCTTCGTCCACTTCAGCGCCATTTCCGGCAGCGGATTCCGTACCCTGGCCGAAGGTCAGCGGGTGGAGTTCAATGTCGTCGCCGGTGACAAGGGTCCCAAGGCGGAAAACGTCGTGACCCTGTAAGCTTTGCGGGTGACCGGCGGGATTCGGTTCTGAGGTCTTGTCGGTCACCTTGCGTTTTGAATCCGGATGGGCCGCAAGCAGGCGGTGATATATTTTTTGAGGGTCATATAGTTGACTGGTTGGTTTTTTAAGGGATTGGCCTCCTTTTGAATCGGCTTGTAAACAACTCTTTACGCGAGCATGGGCAAAACGGTATGATCAATCGCAGTTGAAATGGGGTGGTGTGCGGTTGTTGAAGGTGCGGGTTTCCGGTCATGATGTGATTTTTTTGTTTCAATACGGATGGGGATCAATCGGGCCGTGTCCGCCCGGCACCAAAAAATAAAGGGGGTGTGATGAGTCGCAATCGTGAGCAAACCGAGGAGGAGTGGCGTCGGTCTCTTGCCCCTGAGCGCTACGAGGTGTTGCGGTGCGAGGGAACCGAACATCCCTTTTCCAGTCCCCTCAATGGGGAGCGCCGCCCCGGACGTTTCGTGTGTGCCGGATGCGAACAGGAACTGTTCACCGCCTCCATGAAATACGACAGCGGCACGGGCTGGCCCAGTTTCTTCCAGTCCATTCCCGGGGCTTTGGAGACCCGTACCGACTACAAGTTGTTCATCCCCCGCATTGAATACCACTGCGCGGCCTGTGGGGGGCATCAGGGACATGTGTTCAACGATCCGGGGTCGCCATCGGGAAAACGTTATTGCAACAACGGGTTGGCGCTGATGTTCGTGCCGGAGGAGGCGGGTTGAACGGTCGGGATTGTTCGAGGCGGCTTTTTTTGTTGCAGGGCGTGCTTTTGGGGGTGGCCTTGGGACAGGGGGGATGCGCGCCGTTGCCGATTCGCCAGGGGGTGCGGCGGATCGAAGGGGAGGCTCGCCTGGATGGGGGACCGTTGGGAGTCGATGGCCTGGTTCGACCCGGGGATACGGTGACCACCGGACCCAAGGGTCGGATGGTGCTGGTGATGGGTGAGGATGCTTTTTTGCTGGGGGAGAATACGGTTCTTTCCTTTCACGCCGAGACGCTTGCAACCCCCACACCCACCCCGGAGCCGGAATCCCGCTCCACCCCGCAGAAACCAGCGCAAGCGGATCCGATGTCCAGGACAACGGGTTTCACCCTGCGCTCCGGTCGCGCCTTGTCGGTGTTCGGCGCCGGCTCCCGGACCTTGATCACTCCCACCGCCACCATTGGGATTCGGGGTACCGGTTTGTTTCTGCATGTGGCCCCGGAGCAGGATTACCTGTGTTTGTGTTACGGTCGGGTGGACATCCGCATGCATGCCTCCCCCCGCGTCGCCGAAACCCTGGAAGCCCGTCATCATTCGGCCCGTTATCTCTCCCCGGACGCCTCGATCCGCAAAGGCCCCATGATCAACCATACCGACGAGGAGCTTTTCATGCTCGAAGCCCTGGTCAACCGTCGACCCCCGTTTGCCGAGGATGGCAAGACCGGGTATTGACCCTGTGGGACGTTGCGCCATCTTGATCCGGGGGGTGCCCCTGTGAGAAGATCGTTCAAAGATGATCTTGAAATCAGGACCTGCTGTGTATGGGTATGGTAGATGACAGCCCCTCAGGCCGGATTCGACTGTACTGCCGACCGTATGAGACCACCAGGGGACAGGCATGTATGAAGAACGGGAAAGACCGGTTGCCTCTTCGCGACGGCGGCATGAGCGGGTTTGGTTCCGGTACAAGGCTGAACTGGTGCTGTCCGGGGGGCATGCGGTTTCCGGGACCACCCAGGATCTCTCCTTGAAAGGTCTTTTCCTGATCACCGCCGGTCAACCTGCCGGGGTTGCGGTCGGTGATACCGGCACCCTCCGGTTTTCCGTGCTCAATCTCCGCAAGGAGTTCTCGTGTCGGGTGGTCCACCTCCAGTCCAATGGCATGGGTCTGGAAGTTCAAGACTCCGATGAGTCCCTCGAAACCGTGTTGACCGATCTCCAGGCTGGAGATGTCGCCAGCCCCGTTCCTCCAGGCTCCTCCGACTCAAGGGTAACGTGATGAAATCCCATTCGTTTGGCCCGAAATTCCAAGCGGGCGCTACGGCATCCCGGAGCAATCGCTTCCAGAAACCTTCCAATCAGCGGCGTCACGAACGCTATGGCATGCAGTTTCCGGTCACCCTCAGCCTCGATGATGGAGAAACGCTGCAAGGATACTCGGAGGATGTCAGCCTGACCGGCTTTTTTGTCGTCATGCGCCCCGGAAGCGTCGTCTATGTGGACCGGTGCGGCAAGGGGACCATCCAACTTGGCAAGGATCAATACACCTTCCAATGCCGCGTGACCCGCCAGACCCCCACCGGAGTCGGCGTGCTGCTCACCAAGGATTGTGCCATCCTGGGTTATGCCATCACCAACTACGTCTTCAATGAAATGTCCTCGACCCATTTGGGTTCTTAGGTCGTGTTGACATTGGATCCATGTCCTGTCTCCCAGGAGGTGATGCTATCAGCCTTTTGATAAAATTTAAATCATTTGGTATGCTGTTGCCATTGAACCTGACAGGAGGGAGAGATGGCGCTGGGCAGATGGGTGGGAAATAGAAGGAGAGAAACGGTTTTATCAACGGACTGTTAGGGTTGGTTTCCATCCATCCTACCAGAAACGTCAGATTAAGCCTTGCCTATTACAGATCCTGGGGGACAAGCTCAAATTGGACATCCTGGCTACTCATTTCAATGAAGGCAGCCAAACTGGTGTTCGGCATCCTGGATTTTCGATTCTACGCCCTGGCGGATGGTGTCTGGGAAGTCTGTGCCCGATATCCAAAGCGTGGACCGATCTCGGCAGCGTCAGAGAGCAGCAAGATGGCCTTCGATTTTGGGTGAAAATTTTTGGGGAAAGTCCTGAATTTAAGCTCTTGACTTCTTTGCCCTAAAGGTGCTAATATCGTGCTGTTCCTGGTGGATTTTTGGGCTTTTTCTGAGGGAAGCGTATCTGGAGTGATTCTGGTACGCTTCCCTCAGAAAAAGCTTGATGTTGGCAGAACCGGATCAGATAATTTTTTTTACCATTTTTACCGGAAGATCTTATGTTATTAGTTTGTTGTGAACAAACATGAAGAAAAGGATTGAAGATGGCGGATCTAAGTGTAGAGTTGTTGCAAATGTTGCAGGGAGAGTTCGACGCCCGGCGCCGTACGGAGGCCGCAAATCGCCCGGAGGGTTGGATCAGCGTAGGTTGGCCTGCCTATGACATTGGTGAGGTGAAAGCTGGTTTACAATGTCTGCTTGATTTGCGCTTGACCCAGGGCTATCATACCAAAACATTTGAAAAGAGTTATGCTAGCCACCTGGGAATGCATACATCTGTGGCGCTCAATTCGGGATCATCGGCCAATTTTTTGGCGCTAGCCAGTCTATTAGAAAGCGGAGAGGTTAAATCTGGAGACGAAGTCATTTGTCCTGCAGCCACTTTCGCCACTGTCTCTTCGCCGATCTACCAGCTCGGGTTGGTGCCCGTTTATGTTGATTGTGACACACGGACTTGGTGCATAGATCCGAACGAGGCGGAATCGGCAATCGGTGCGCGTACCCGAGTTGTGATGCCGGTGCATAACCTTGGGTTTCCGGCTGATATGCCGGCATTATCCAGCTTGTGCAAACATCGGGGTATGGTCTTGCTGGAAGATTGCTGTGAGGCTCATGGAAGCCAGTCTCAAGGGCGCAATGTCGGCACATATGGTCAGTTGAGCACCTTGAGCTTCCATGTAGCCCATAACATTACTACCGGAGAAGGGGGCATGGTCTTCGCCGAAAGCGAAGAGCGGGCCGTGGTACTACGCTCCCTGCGGGAATTTGGTCGTTGGATGGGATCTGGGGATCGCTACCTCAGCGTGGGAAACTTGGTAGATTATGACGTGCGCTATCTTTTCACTCGACTTGGCTTCAACATGCGAATGACCGATATCACGGCGGCCATCGGTTTGGTTCAACTTGGAAAACTTGATGCCTTAAACGAAGTACGTCGTGCGAATGCAGCTCAACTGGATGCCATTCTGTCTCCCTTTGCCCAGTGGGTCTATCCTTGGCAGCCATTGCCTGGGGATCTGTGCGGATACTATGGCTATCCTATTATGGTCCAGAAAGATGCTCCGTTTAGTCGGCGTTCTCTCTGCGAATTTCTGGAGAAGCACAACATTGAGACCCGTCCCATGATGGGGGGGTGCTTGCCTGATCAACCCGGGTACGTCGGACTCCACCATCGCATCCATGGAGATCTACCTGTATCTAAGTTAATTCGGGACCATTGTTTCTTTATTGGATGCCACCCTTCTGTCGGGATGCAAGGGTTGAATCACATTGCTGAAATCTTCTCGGCGTTCATGAGGAACTTCTGATCCTTGCTTTTTACCCGGTTTGGCATCGCCATAGTACGAATAATAATGAATTTCAGATCACTAACTGAATGCTGGTGATCTGAAATTCGGGGGACCGACCGTCGGTTGAATCGAGAGACGAATGCCATCATTTTCCCGCCAATGCCACAGAGCAATGGCTCTTTCCCTCTGTAAGCAGTCTACTTTTTGTGCCTGTTCGCAGTAGGCTTGACCTCTGCCGATGGTGAGAGCAGTTGCCGTCTTCAAGTGATCAGCATCCCAGAATTCGCTTTGAGCGGCTTACAAGAACAAACACCTCGGCTTTGATGGGAATGTTTCAATTCATTTTACTTAGGACTCTAAACAATGTATGACACGATCGCCGTGATGGGAATGGGATATGTCGGGATGACGTTAGCAGTAATTCTGGCAGAGATCGGTTACAATGTCTATGGTATTGAGATCAATTCATCGGTTGTAACGCAACTTCGTCAGGGGAATCCCCATTTCTTTGAAGAAAATCTGGATGTTCGGTTGCGGCATCAGTTGGCCAGAAAGACGTTGCATATTGAATCGGGCGTCCCGGATATTCCCATAGATATCTTTGTGATCTCCGTCGGTACGCCATTGTTGCCCGGACAACATATCCCTAACTTAGACCACATCCAAGAAGTGGTAAAGGATGTGGGCAAACACTTGAAGAAGGGTGCCATGGTGTTAATACGTTCCACGGTTCCCATGGGACTCAGCCGCAACATTGTGTTACCTTTGTTGGAGCGGATATCTGGTCTGAAAGGGGGGGAGGATTTCTATTTAGCCTTCACCCCGGAACGGACCATCGAAGGCAAGGCGTTGACCGAGTTGCGCAATAACCCCCAGGTAGTGGGGGGACTGACTACCGGCTGTACCGAAAAGGCCGCCATTTTCTTCCAGCGTATGACACCGGCAGTGATCCATCTCTCATCCCTTGAAGCGGCAGAGATGTGTAAGTTGATCGATAATACCTATCGGGATGTACGTTTTGCGTATGCAAACGAAATGGCACAGGCGGCAGAGGCACTTGGTCTGGATATCCATGAAATAATCTGGGCGGCCAATATCCATTATCCGCGCAATAGCATTCCGGTACCTTCACCAGGGGTAGGCGGGGCGTGTCTATCTAAAGACCCCTACATCTTGATGGATACGACCAGCCGTCATGGATATCCTCTGCAATTGATTGCCAAGGCTCGGGAGATTAACGAAGGCTATCCCGGTTTGATCGTCAGGCGGATACAAACCGAGATGGTACGGTTGGGAAGCGATCTAAACCATGCCAAGGTGCTGGTGATAGGTTTCGCCTTCAAGGGAGATCCGGAGACGGCGGACCTGCGGGACTCTACCACCCTATGGTTGCTGCGGGAGTTGAAGGCCTATGCACCGCAATGTCGAATCCAGGGATACGATGCGGTAGTGATGGATTCTGAAATATCTGCTTTGGGTGTGGAGCCAGTAGCCCTTCCGCAGGGCTTTGACGGGGTGAATGTGGTAATTATTGCAAACAATCATCCGTCTTATCGCAAGTGGGATCTGCTGGACATGGCAGAACGCCTAGCACGTCCAGCTTTGGTGTATGATGGATGGCGCATACTGGACAGGGATAGCGTGATGACGTTAGATGGTGTGGGCTACATGGGAGTAGGAATATGAGAACTCTGATTACGGGAGCCGCTGGATTTGTCGGCTATTGGCTGGCTAGATCACTGGTGGAAGATGGACGCAAGGTAATTTTGGTCGATAATTTTAAGCGAGGACGTCATGATCAGGATTTTGAAGGTTTGCTGGCCCATCCGGCCGTCACCTTTCACACGGTAGATTTGACGACCCCAAATCCTTTGGCTATGATTGATCCAGACAGTATCGGAGAGATCTACCATCTGGCAGCCATCAACGGTACCGAAAATTTTTACAACATTCCGGATCAGGTGCTTAAAGTCAATGTTCTCGGAACGCTTAACGTGCTGGATTATGCCCGAGATCATGGTAATATTAAAGTTCTTTATGCCTCATCCTCTGAGGTATATGCAGGCACTGTGGAGATGCAAGGGAGTAAATTTATCCCCTCCGGGGAGGATATTCCTCTATGCATTCAGGATATTACTAATCCCCGATGGTCCTATGGGGCCAGCAAGTTGTTGGGCGAGAGCGCCTGCGTCTCCTATGATAAAGCTTATGGTCTGCCCTTCTGTATTTTTCGATTTCACAATATTTACGGTCCGCGCATGGGTTTTGAGCACGTTATTCCTCAGTTCATGCAGCGTATACATCGTGGGGAAGTTCCTCTGAACGTGTATGGAGTCGATCAAACTCGTGCCTTTTGCCATGTTTCCGATGCCGTAGCAGGAATCCGGCTGCTGATGGAAACCAGTGGAACTTCGGGGATCTACCACGTGGGAAACGATCTGGAGGAGATCCGGATTGACGATTTGGCCCGTTTGGTGCTGAGAACCGTGGGTCGCAAGGAGGAAATCATCCCTCATGAGGCTCCTTCGGGTTCCGTTAGTAGGCGATGTCCCAAACTCGATAAGCTACGTATTCTTGGCTACACGCCCAAAGTTCCGCTCGCAGAAGGGTTGAAATCAACGTGGGCATGGTACAAATCCTATTTTGATCAGATCAGCGGGGTATGCTGA of Magnetococcales bacterium contains these proteins:
- a CDS encoding Hpt domain-containing protein; the encoded protein is MKNGPGVARPDPDGLLGVDWGAGVARWGGEAAYRKALLGFVRRHAQDGALVRGAVERGDREGARGVVHAIKGGAAAVAAVGLEKAARELESALNVDMITTECSPEGLAFRIAAFESALLGMVGASGGWRRHEAAIRESERCGGSVPNPLDREANVGIGEMIDRLRLGRIQGVEEGLCALSGAGVVSRVDLARWLEMLEDLELESLLVALRRINPGGSS
- a CDS encoding hybrid sensor histidine kinase/response regulator, which encodes MNRRHTILLVDDEATNLQLLREILWSEHDLVFAKSGPAALELAAASPQPDLILLDILLPGLDGYGVCERLKADPRTSAIPVIFVTVRTSEEDETRGLDLGAVDYLTKPVSGPIVRARVRTHLALRQAQRELERRNAELKEAALQREVVDQILRHDLKSPLNAIVAAPEILLHELQLSSHQEKLLRMVAESGYLLLEQINRTLDLYKMERGDYVYEPVAVDLVELLEGIRLEIVDALRQRCLRFEVRLGEKVLERNGEQRFMVAGDPLLLRAMVSNLIRNAVEAATAEGVVWVSLERREPWNVIGVGNPGEVALEIRERFFNKFSTFGKKRGTGLGTYSARLIALTLGGSIRLDLSRPGWTLVETILPMHDLDRVVPPTRSV
- a CDS encoding cold-shock protein, with product MADRETGTVKWFNEGKGFGFIERAGGKGDIFVHFSAISGSGFRTLAEGQRVEFNVVAGDKGPKAENVVTL
- the msrB gene encoding peptide-methionine (R)-S-oxide reductase MsrB, whose product is MSRNREQTEEEWRRSLAPERYEVLRCEGTEHPFSSPLNGERRPGRFVCAGCEQELFTASMKYDSGTGWPSFFQSIPGALETRTDYKLFIPRIEYHCAACGGHQGHVFNDPGSPSGKRYCNNGLALMFVPEEAG
- a CDS encoding PilZ domain-containing protein, yielding MYEERERPVASSRRRHERVWFRYKAELVLSGGHAVSGTTQDLSLKGLFLITAGQPAGVAVGDTGTLRFSVLNLRKEFSCRVVHLQSNGMGLEVQDSDESLETVLTDLQAGDVASPVPPGSSDSRVT
- a CDS encoding PilZ domain-containing protein encodes the protein MKSHSFGPKFQAGATASRSNRFQKPSNQRRHERYGMQFPVTLSLDDGETLQGYSEDVSLTGFFVVMRPGSVVYVDRCGKGTIQLGKDQYTFQCRVTRQTPTGVGVLLTKDCAILGYAITNYVFNEMSSTHLGS
- a CDS encoding DegT/DnrJ/EryC1/StrS family aminotransferase gives rise to the protein MADLSVELLQMLQGEFDARRRTEAANRPEGWISVGWPAYDIGEVKAGLQCLLDLRLTQGYHTKTFEKSYASHLGMHTSVALNSGSSANFLALASLLESGEVKSGDEVICPAATFATVSSPIYQLGLVPVYVDCDTRTWCIDPNEAESAIGARTRVVMPVHNLGFPADMPALSSLCKHRGMVLLEDCCEAHGSQSQGRNVGTYGQLSTLSFHVAHNITTGEGGMVFAESEERAVVLRSLREFGRWMGSGDRYLSVGNLVDYDVRYLFTRLGFNMRMTDITAAIGLVQLGKLDALNEVRRANAAQLDAILSPFAQWVYPWQPLPGDLCGYYGYPIMVQKDAPFSRRSLCEFLEKHNIETRPMMGGCLPDQPGYVGLHHRIHGDLPVSKLIRDHCFFIGCHPSVGMQGLNHIAEIFSAFMRNF
- a CDS encoding nucleotide sugar dehydrogenase, with the protein product MYDTIAVMGMGYVGMTLAVILAEIGYNVYGIEINSSVVTQLRQGNPHFFEENLDVRLRHQLARKTLHIESGVPDIPIDIFVISVGTPLLPGQHIPNLDHIQEVVKDVGKHLKKGAMVLIRSTVPMGLSRNIVLPLLERISGLKGGEDFYLAFTPERTIEGKALTELRNNPQVVGGLTTGCTEKAAIFFQRMTPAVIHLSSLEAAEMCKLIDNTYRDVRFAYANEMAQAAEALGLDIHEIIWAANIHYPRNSIPVPSPGVGGACLSKDPYILMDTTSRHGYPLQLIAKAREINEGYPGLIVRRIQTEMVRLGSDLNHAKVLVIGFAFKGDPETADLRDSTTLWLLRELKAYAPQCRIQGYDAVVMDSEISALGVEPVALPQGFDGVNVVIIANNHPSYRKWDLLDMAERLARPALVYDGWRILDRDSVMTLDGVGYMGVGI
- a CDS encoding NAD-dependent epimerase/dehydratase family protein codes for the protein MRTLITGAAGFVGYWLARSLVEDGRKVILVDNFKRGRHDQDFEGLLAHPAVTFHTVDLTTPNPLAMIDPDSIGEIYHLAAINGTENFYNIPDQVLKVNVLGTLNVLDYARDHGNIKVLYASSSEVYAGTVEMQGSKFIPSGEDIPLCIQDITNPRWSYGASKLLGESACVSYDKAYGLPFCIFRFHNIYGPRMGFEHVIPQFMQRIHRGEVPLNVYGVDQTRAFCHVSDAVAGIRLLMETSGTSGIYHVGNDLEEIRIDDLARLVLRTVGRKEEIIPHEAPSGSVSRRCPKLDKLRILGYTPKVPLAEGLKSTWAWYKSYFDQISGVC